Genomic window (Prosthecochloris aestuarii DSM 271):
GTCATTGCGCCGTATGATGCGGCGGTCAGGGAAGGTTATAAGGTAATCGTCAAGCAGTAACGTAAAGGAGAGGAGTATTCATGAGAGAAGGTATTGCCGGAAAGCTTGCGAAAATGTTTATCAATTCCAAGCTCACTCCCCTGTTGATGCTGACAGCGCTGCTTGTCGGCGTTCTGGCTACATTCATGACCCCGCGCGAAGAGGAACCGCAGATTTCTGTTCCGCTTGTGGATCTGTATTTCAGTTATCCCGGCGGCAGCGCCAGGGAGGTCAAGGAACGGGTTGCAAAACCTGTTGAAAAGTATCTGACGGAAATTGATGGTGTCAAGTATGTGTATTCCACATCCCAGAAAGATTTTGCTCTGGTGACCGTACGCTATGAGGTTGGCGACGATACCGAGGAGAGCCTTGTCAAGCTCTGGGCGACCATCATGAAAAACATGGACAGGATGCCGCAGGGCATGCAGCCGCCTCTTATCAAGAAGGTGACTATCGATGATGTTCCTGCTCTGACCCTCACCTTCTGGAGTGATTCCTATGGCCCCTATCAGCTGCGCAAGGTTGCTGCCGAGGTCGCCGATGAGCTCAAGAATATTTCCAATATCGGAGACGTCAATCTTAACGGCGGCCTGAAGCGTCAGCTGAGAATTATTCTCGACAAGGATGCGCTTGCGCGTTATCGAATTACGCCTCTTCAGATTGCCCGCCAGATCAAGGCGTCAAACAGTCAGTTGACGGCGGGTACTTTTCAGGAGATGAACCGGGAGTTCGTTGTCAGGACCGGTCAGTTTCTGAAGTCGGCTGAAGATGTCAGAGGCATTATTGTTGGCCTCTACAATTCCGGCCCTGTTTATCTGGGGGATGTCGCAGAGGTCATCGACGGCCCTGAAGAGGTTGAAAACTATGCCTTTTTCGGTAAGGGGGCGGCATCTTCGGATGAAACCCTGAGAGGGGAGTACCCTGCAGTTACCCTGACCGTAGCCAAGAGGAAGGGTACCGATGCGACAGCGCTGGCCAATCAGGTCCTGGCCAAGGTCGATGCTCTTGAGGGCACGGTCATCACGTCAGGTATCAATGTGACCGAAACCAGAAATTACGGTGAGACAGCATCTGAAAAGGTGTTCACGCTTCTTGAGCATCTGATCGGTGCGGTTGTTGCCGTTACCATTGTTGTTGGACTTTTTCTCGGATGGAGGGGAGGTCTTGTGGTTTTTGCATCGGTGCCGATTACCTTTGCACTCACCCTTCTTGTCTACTACCTGTTCGACTATACCCTTAACAGGGTGACGCTGTTTGCACTGATTTTCGTGACTGGTATTGTGGTGGATGACTCGATTATCATCGCCGAAAACATTCACCGTCATTTTTCGATGCGGAGAATGCCGAAGCTTCAGGCAGCTATTGCTGCAATCAACGAGGTTGGTAATCCTACAATCCTGGCGACATTTACCGTTATCGCTTCGGTACTGCCCATGGTGTTTGTGTCCGGTCTGATGGGGCCATACATGAGTCCGATGCCTATTGGGGCGTCGCTTGCTATGATCTTCTCTTTGTTTGTCGCCCTTATCGGGACTCCCTGGCTTGCCTTCAGGCTTCTCAAAGCCGAAGACGGGCACGAAGAGGAGTATGACATCAAAAAGTCATTGTACTATAAGGTGTTCGACAGGACTCTTACACCCCTCATCGACAGCTGGTGGAAGACTGCTCTGGTTTTTGTTTTTGTTACCCTGCTTCTGGGGGGGGCGATCAGTATGATTCCTCTCAAGATGGTGGAGTTGAAAATGCTACCGTTTGACAATAAGAGCGAGTTTCAGGTCAT
Coding sequences:
- a CDS encoding efflux RND transporter permease subunit, with translation MREGIAGKLAKMFINSKLTPLLMLTALLVGVLATFMTPREEEPQISVPLVDLYFSYPGGSAREVKERVAKPVEKYLTEIDGVKYVYSTSQKDFALVTVRYEVGDDTEESLVKLWATIMKNMDRMPQGMQPPLIKKVTIDDVPALTLTFWSDSYGPYQLRKVAAEVADELKNISNIGDVNLNGGLKRQLRIILDKDALARYRITPLQIARQIKASNSQLTAGTFQEMNREFVVRTGQFLKSAEDVRGIIVGLYNSGPVYLGDVAEVIDGPEEVENYAFFGKGAASSDETLRGEYPAVTLTVAKRKGTDATALANQVLAKVDALEGTVITSGINVTETRNYGETASEKVFTLLEHLIGAVVAVTIVVGLFLGWRGGLVVFASVPITFALTLLVYYLFDYTLNRVTLFALIFVTGIVVDDSIIIAENIHRHFSMRRMPKLQAAIAAINEVGNPTILATFTVIASVLPMVFVSGLMGPYMSPMPIGASLAMIFSLFVALIGTPWLAFRLLKAEDGHEEEYDIKKSLYYKVFDRTLTPLIDSWWKTALVFVFVTLLLGGAISMIPLKMVELKMLPFDNKSEFQVIVDMPEGTTLEETARATKDIVSYLKTEPEVKDYQYYVGTGAPINFNGLVRHYYLRQNDNMADIQVNLVHKNDRSAQSHDIAKRVRPKVQEIASRYQANVKVVEVPPGPPVLSTIVAEVYGPDQEQQIMLAEKIKAIMKDTPGVVDVDWMVEDDYNEYSLVVDKEKAAYRGITTEQITNTLRMALDGAEVGLLHTDTELEPVGLEVRLPIAARSRILDLSGIYVKSQGMSSLTTRLPAGEMIPLSDLVTVTEVPAEKSIYRKNLREVVYVTADVAGVTESPVYAMLNMDTRIKELEMPGGYNISPLYTSEPFTNEKLAMKWDGEWQITFEVFRDLGAAFAVVLVIIYLLIIGWFQSFKTPLVMMVAIPLSLVGIIPGHYVHGAFFTATSMIGMIALAGIMVRNSVLIIDFIQLRVQEGIELKQAVIESAAVRTRPILLTAGTVVIGAIVILFDPIFQGLAISLMWGAMLSTVLTLGVVPLLYYFVEKKNVH